Below is a window of Williamwhitmania sp. DNA.
GGGAATGGGGATGCCTGCAAACATAGCAAACGGGACTATCCGACTGGGAGTTATTCTCCAGACGCTTGCGGCAACCCTGAATTTTAAGAAGCAGGGCGTACTAGACACTAAGAGGGGACTCAAAATTTCCATTCCCGTGGCCATTGGTTCGGTTATGGGAGCTCAAACAGCAGCCATTCTCGACACTAAAGTATTTGAAAAACTTCTTGCGATAATCATGCTTACCATGATTTACTTTTTGTTTAAAGACCCCAAAAAGTGGATTCTTGGTCAGGTAGATAAGGTTGAAAAGAAGATTACATGGAAGCCATGGCTTCTATTTCTTGCGATTGGCTTCTATGGCGGTTTTACCCATATAGGTGTAGGTATCTTTTTGCTTGCGGGTCTAGTTCTCGTAGCTGGATACGATTTGGTACGAGGAAATGCCATTAAAATATTGGCCGTGCTAATATATAGCCCTTTGGCGTTGCTGGTTTTTGTGCTTTACAATCAGGTGGATTATCGGATAGGTCTTATTGCGGCAATTGGCAACGTAATTGGTGGAATTTTAGCCTCCCAAGTCGCTGTCACTTGGGGCGCCGGGTTTATCCGATGGTTCCTCACCGTTATTATTCTATTGTTTGCCTTCGACAAACTCGGGCTGCTACACTTTTTTCAGCTGTTGTAGGTATTTAAAAGTATTACCAGAAAAGTTTTAAGTTTCCCTTTTCTGTTCATTCTCGACTACTACATAAATATCGACTAAACCAAAACTCGTTTATCTAACAAAAAAAGGTGCCCTTTGCTGGGCACCTAGGATATTAATAATCTGAGCGCTTGAGCTTACTCATCCATCTCCACAAAATCTTTCTTTGAAGCACCACAAATAGGACAACTCCAAGTTTCAGGTATATCTTCGAAAGGGGTACCTGGCTCAATGCCGCTATCAGGATCGCCCAACTCTGGATCGTAAATTAATCCACAAACTTTACATCTGTATCTCATATAATGCTACTTTTCTTGCAAAGATAAAGAAATAGTCAAAGAGGCCAAAATGAAGCTGTTGAGCAAAATCGAGAAGATGTTTAGTCTTAAAAATTCTCAAAGCATTCAGTACCAAAACAAAATAAATGATGTTGATCTGCTGGAAGATTGACTTAAAGCGAGGCATTGAACAGATAACTATTTTTTGCAATAGCATTGCTCCATAATACTCTCCCGAAAAAAACGCTCAAAGGGTGGAATGGTTAGCCAACAATTTCAACCATTTTAAATGGCACTGTGAGTAATGAACTAAAATCCTTACCAAGGTTTTTAATGGTATCATCATCCTCCTCGAAAAACCAATTAACCACAACATTATGCCCATTGTTATGACAATCTTCCATAAGCTTAAGAATGGTAAACACAAAGCGATTTGATCCGCTATTGATATACTCAAAGCGAAAATCAATTCGGCTTAGAGGTTCTGGGGCCTTAATGTACTCTTCAATCCAGGAGGTTATGGGCTGGTAAAATGCCAAAGCGTCCTCTGGAATGGAACGGCCAGAGATTTTTAGAAGTCCTCTCGTAAGAGAAATTCCAGGGGTTTTTGATGTTTCCTTTAAAACTAAATCGCTTGCAGATCCCATAGTCGTCGATTTTTACCAGACTAATAATACAAAAAAATTATCAACCTAATGCAACAAAAATGATATTAGCAAAGGTAAGGAAAAGGAGCTACGATGAAAAAAAAACTCCACTTTAGGTGGAGTTCTTTTTTATATAGATTAAAAAGAAGGCAATTAAATACCCAACTTTTTCCGAATATCCTGAGGAATTGCATTCTTATTAACCATAATATTCATAGTCTTATAGAGTACAAAGGGTTTAGATGCATAAAACATACCCTTATACTTGCCAGAGGTTCCCCAAGAATTCTTCACCATGTAGAATTCCGTTCCGTCTTGGTCCTTTGCAATTCCGTAGATGAGCATACCATGGTCATCGGTGGTCTCATAATTATTGAAGGCTTCCTGACGCATCTCCTGAGTAATGGTCTTCTCGGCTCCTGGCTTATCGAACTTATAAAGCTGAGCTTGACGTTCCCTTTCAGTAAGTTTCGACCACTTAAGTTTCTCAGAATTATTCATTTCTGCCACATTAGCATCAGGAACTATTGCTACTCCATTGTTGTAGGAGAAGCCCTTTTCGCTTACGTCTGAACCCCATGCAATGGTATAACCATTTTCAATTGAGTAGTCAAAAACTCTTGCCAAATCAGCAAGTGGAATGTTATAAGATTCAGACCAAGCCCAGTTATCAGGTACCTCAAGAATAAACTTGGAGTAGAATGGATGGTGAGTATAGGAAGTAAGCGAAACATAATCATCAGGGTTTAGTCCGAGAGTTTGAGTAAACGTAGTGGGTGTATACTCTTTACCCTGGTATGTGAATTTTTCTGGCTTAGGTCCTAGGTATGCATCCAAAATGCCGTCGAAGCCATTATGCCAAGCGGTGGTAAGTTTTTTGTCAGGATCAGTGATGACTGCATCAACGTAAGCCTTAAGAACAGCATCGAGTTCACCCTGAACAGGCTTGGTCTCGCCATAATGCATGCCATTATATACCGTATCGGGCACCATGCCATAATTGCGATACACGTTCATTACATCAGCAAAGCTGCCGCCTGCGCCAAATTCAAGGCTTCCATGGAGACGAACATACTTCGTAGCTTTATCGGAATAGGAATTCCGAACTACCCACATCTCTGAAAGATCGTATGCCGGCTTGCCCATTCTTAGCAATTCTGACTCAATAAATGCAATGGTAGAAAAACTCCAACATGTTCCCGACCTGTATTGGTCTTTGATTGGTGTAATCTTTAGTTCCTTAACAGTTGTAAACTGATAGCCTTGCGTTTTGGTTGTATCCTTCTCCTGTGCAGAAGCAGAGAACGCCAAAATACATGCGAGCACTACAAATGACAATAATCTTTTCATTGTTGTTGGATTAATTTGGTTAGAGGACAAATATGTATTGTTTAAATGAAGTTTTGATAACAAAACGAAATAAAAGCTTAAAGGAAGTTGAAAAATCTTTGGATAAATTTGTAGAAAGCAATATTTCCACAGAAATATTTGTCAATATTTAAAAAAAAGTCAAAAGTTATGAACAAGAT
It encodes the following:
- a CDS encoding sulfite exporter TauE/SafE family protein; its protein translation is MEWISGYFGYLQQAYQTGNLIHWDIIAILIIAGFLVGFINTIAGSGTVITYSLFMGMGMPANIANGTIRLGVILQTLAATLNFKKQGVLDTKRGLKISIPVAIGSVMGAQTAAILDTKVFEKLLAIIMLTMIYFLFKDPKKWILGQVDKVEKKITWKPWLLFLAIGFYGGFTHIGVGIFLLAGLVLVAGYDLVRGNAIKILAVLIYSPLALLVFVLYNQVDYRIGLIAAIGNVIGGILASQVAVTWGAGFIRWFLTVIILLFAFDKLGLLHFFQLL
- a CDS encoding DUF1987 domain-containing protein, producing the protein MGSASDLVLKETSKTPGISLTRGLLKISGRSIPEDALAFYQPITSWIEEYIKAPEPLSRIDFRFEYINSGSNRFVFTILKLMEDCHNNGHNVVVNWFFEEDDDTIKNLGKDFSSLLTVPFKMVEIVG
- a CDS encoding rubredoxin, whose product is MRYRCKVCGLIYDPELGDPDSGIEPGTPFEDIPETWSCPICGASKKDFVEMDE
- a CDS encoding C1 family peptidase; the encoded protein is MKRLLSFVVLACILAFSASAQEKDTTKTQGYQFTTVKELKITPIKDQYRSGTCWSFSTIAFIESELLRMGKPAYDLSEMWVVRNSYSDKATKYVRLHGSLEFGAGGSFADVMNVYRNYGMVPDTVYNGMHYGETKPVQGELDAVLKAYVDAVITDPDKKLTTAWHNGFDGILDAYLGPKPEKFTYQGKEYTPTTFTQTLGLNPDDYVSLTSYTHHPFYSKFILEVPDNWAWSESYNIPLADLARVFDYSIENGYTIAWGSDVSEKGFSYNNGVAIVPDANVAEMNNSEKLKWSKLTERERQAQLYKFDKPGAEKTITQEMRQEAFNNYETTDDHGMLIYGIAKDQDGTEFYMVKNSWGTSGKYKGMFYASKPFVLYKTMNIMVNKNAIPQDIRKKLGI